One Pantoea eucalypti genomic region harbors:
- a CDS encoding TIGR00645 family protein encodes MERFTENLMYASRWLLAPVYIGLSLGLLALTIKFFQEIFHLLPNIFSIAENDLILLLLSLVDMTLVGGLLVMVMLSGYENFISKLDIDEDKEKLSWLGKMDSGSLKNKVAASIVAISSIHLLRVFMEARNVENDKLMWYVIIHLTFVLSAFVMGWLDKMSRYDKK; translated from the coding sequence ATGGAACGTTTTACCGAAAACCTGATGTATGCATCGCGCTGGTTGCTGGCTCCGGTTTACATTGGACTTTCGCTGGGATTACTGGCGCTGACCATTAAATTTTTCCAGGAAATTTTCCACCTGCTGCCCAACATTTTCAGCATTGCGGAAAACGATCTGATTCTTCTGCTGCTCTCACTGGTGGATATGACGCTGGTTGGCGGCCTGCTGGTGATGGTAATGCTGTCGGGTTATGAGAACTTCATCTCTAAACTCGACATCGACGAAGACAAAGAGAAGCTGAGCTGGCTGGGCAAGATGGACTCCGGCTCGCTGAAAAACAAAGTCGCTGCCTCCATCGTTGCCATCTCGTCGATTCACCTGCTGCGGGTGTTCATGGAAGCGCGTAATGTCGAAAACGACAAACTCATGTGGTACGTGATTATCCACCTGACCTTTGTGCTCTCTGCCTTTGTGATGGGCTGGCTGGACAAAATGTCGCGCTACGATAAAAAGTAA
- the kdpC gene encoding potassium-transporting ATPase subunit KdpC, with protein MSQLRPAILLLLLLTLVTGVVYPLLTTGLAQWLFPSQSSGSLLEEDGVARGSALIGQNFTQPNYFWGRPSATGDKPYNPLSSGGSNLAASNPALDKAVADRVAALRAANPQAPAAVPVELVTASASGLDPDISPEAARWQAPRVAASRKVPVAQVEALIEKMTHRQLMPFLGTPTINVLQLNMALNEL; from the coding sequence ATGAGTCAGTTACGTCCGGCAATTTTACTGTTGTTGCTGCTTACGCTTGTCACCGGCGTGGTTTATCCTTTGCTTACTACTGGTCTGGCGCAATGGCTGTTTCCGTCCCAGTCCAGCGGCTCGCTACTGGAGGAAGATGGCGTGGCGCGCGGGTCAGCACTGATTGGCCAGAATTTTACCCAGCCCAACTATTTCTGGGGCCGCCCTTCAGCCACAGGCGATAAACCCTATAACCCGCTCTCCTCAGGCGGCAGCAACCTGGCCGCCAGCAATCCGGCGCTGGATAAAGCGGTAGCCGATCGCGTCGCTGCGCTGCGGGCCGCGAACCCGCAGGCACCGGCTGCCGTGCCGGTCGAGCTGGTCACTGCCTCAGCCAGCGGGCTGGACCCGGATATTTCGCCGGAGGCCGCGCGCTGGCAGGCGCCGCGTGTCGCCGCCAGCCGCAAAGTGCCGGTGGCGCAGGTCGAGGCGCTGATTGAAAAGATGACGCATCGTCAACTGATGCCATTCCTCGGCACACCGACGATCAACGTGTTGCAGCTGAATATGGCGCTCAACGAACTGTAA
- the kdpD gene encoding two-component system sensor histidine kinase KdpD encodes MNHEPQRPDPDALLQANRETHRGQLKIYFGACAGVGKTYAMLQEAQRLRAQGLDVLIGVVETHERPETAQLLTGLTLLPRRATGRSRHAEFDLDAALARHPAVILMDELAHTNVKGSRHPKRWQDIEELLEAGIDVLTTVNVQHLESLNDVVGGVTGIQVRETVPDPFFDSADEVVLVDLPPDDLRQRLKEGKVYIGDRAERAIENFFRKGNLFALRELALRRTADRVDDQMRAWRDQQGRERVWHTRDAILLCIGDDSGSEKLVRTAARLAARLGSEWHAVYVETPRLNRLPEARRRAILRTLQLAQELGAETATLSEPDEAEAVLGYAREHNLGKIVTGRRPLRRWRRDSFAERLGQLGPDLDLLVVALDEPLKDAPHPLPDGRVNSEKWRIQLRGVMMALVLCILVTAAGQSVLINFDPANCVMIYLLAVVIVALRYGRWPSVIATVINIFAFDLFFVAPTGTVAVSDLQYLVTFGVMLAVGVIVGNLTAGVRYQARVARYREQRARQLYEMAKSLGSALTPQDIAATSQRVLDATLQARCLLLLPDEQGELKAVGDALPASEPDRAIAKWSYSKGQPAGAGTDTLPAVPYQILPLKSGAQCRGLLVVEPQNLRQLMIPEQQRLVETFTVLIANALERMALSHSEAASRLSAEREQLRNALLSALSHDLRTPLTVLFGQAEMLMLDLASDNSKYVPQASQIREQTLSTIRLVSNMLDMARIQSGGLNLREEWLALEEVIGGALSSMAPSLKGHEVQLDLPDDIVLIKGDSTLLERVFTNLIENSLKYAGNSAPRGIRAWRAASRLEIAVWDGGPGIAEEDLTRIFDKFWRGNKESAVPGVGLGLAICKTIIESHGGQIWAENRPEGGAAFRLSLPLPPAPEISDEGLK; translated from the coding sequence ATGAACCACGAACCCCAGCGTCCCGATCCCGACGCGCTGCTGCAGGCTAATCGCGAAACGCATCGCGGACAGCTGAAAATTTACTTTGGTGCCTGTGCTGGCGTGGGCAAAACCTACGCCATGCTGCAGGAGGCACAGCGGCTGCGTGCGCAGGGTCTGGATGTGCTGATCGGCGTGGTAGAGACCCACGAACGGCCGGAAACCGCACAGCTGCTGACAGGATTAACCCTGCTGCCGCGTCGCGCCACCGGCCGTTCGCGTCATGCAGAGTTTGATCTCGATGCCGCGCTGGCCCGCCATCCTGCCGTCATCCTGATGGATGAGCTGGCGCACACCAACGTTAAGGGCTCGCGCCATCCCAAGCGCTGGCAGGATATTGAGGAGCTGCTGGAAGCGGGCATCGACGTCCTGACCACCGTCAACGTGCAGCATCTTGAGAGCCTCAACGATGTGGTCGGCGGCGTCACCGGCATTCAGGTGCGCGAAACCGTGCCCGATCCCTTTTTTGACAGTGCCGACGAAGTGGTGCTGGTCGATCTGCCGCCTGACGATCTGCGCCAGCGATTGAAAGAGGGCAAAGTTTATATTGGCGATCGTGCTGAGCGCGCCATCGAAAACTTTTTCCGTAAAGGTAATCTCTTCGCCCTGCGTGAGCTGGCGCTGCGCCGCACCGCCGATCGGGTAGACGATCAGATGCGCGCCTGGCGCGATCAGCAGGGACGGGAGCGCGTCTGGCACACCCGCGACGCTATTCTGCTCTGTATTGGCGACGACAGCGGCAGTGAAAAGCTGGTGCGCACCGCAGCCCGCCTGGCGGCGCGACTGGGCAGCGAATGGCACGCGGTCTATGTTGAAACGCCCCGGCTCAACCGGCTGCCGGAAGCACGGCGACGGGCCATCCTGCGCACATTACAGCTGGCACAGGAGCTGGGCGCGGAAACCGCCACCCTTTCTGAACCGGATGAAGCGGAAGCGGTGCTGGGTTATGCCCGCGAACACAATCTGGGCAAAATCGTCACGGGCCGTCGCCCACTCCGGCGCTGGCGGCGTGACAGTTTTGCTGAACGACTGGGCCAGCTTGGCCCGGATCTCGATTTGCTGGTCGTGGCGCTGGATGAGCCACTGAAAGATGCGCCGCATCCGCTGCCGGATGGTCGTGTTAACAGCGAAAAATGGCGCATTCAGCTGCGCGGCGTGATGATGGCGCTGGTGCTCTGCATCCTGGTGACCGCAGCCGGGCAATCGGTGCTGATCAATTTCGATCCCGCCAACTGCGTGATGATCTACCTGCTGGCGGTGGTGATCGTGGCACTACGCTATGGCCGCTGGCCGTCGGTGATCGCCACGGTGATAAATATCTTCGCCTTCGACCTCTTCTTTGTGGCCCCCACCGGCACGGTGGCGGTCTCCGACCTGCAATACCTGGTGACCTTTGGCGTGATGCTGGCGGTCGGCGTGATTGTCGGGAATCTTACGGCAGGCGTGCGCTATCAGGCGCGGGTGGCGCGCTACCGCGAGCAGCGGGCGCGTCAGCTCTATGAGATGGCGAAATCGCTGGGCAGTGCGTTGACACCGCAGGATATCGCCGCCACCAGCCAGCGTGTGCTCGACGCCACGCTACAGGCGCGCTGCCTGCTGCTGCTGCCCGATGAGCAGGGCGAGCTGAAAGCGGTGGGCGATGCGTTACCGGCCAGCGAGCCGGATCGCGCGATTGCTAAATGGAGTTACAGCAAAGGCCAGCCTGCAGGCGCGGGCACCGATACCTTACCGGCAGTGCCTTATCAGATCCTGCCGCTGAAAAGCGGCGCGCAGTGCCGGGGATTACTGGTGGTGGAGCCGCAGAACCTGCGTCAGCTGATGATTCCTGAGCAGCAGCGGCTGGTGGAAACCTTTACGGTGCTGATCGCCAATGCCCTGGAGCGGATGGCGCTGTCTCACAGCGAGGCAGCGTCCCGTCTCTCAGCGGAGCGTGAACAGCTGCGCAATGCGTTGCTGTCGGCGCTGTCACACGACCTGCGCACCCCGCTGACCGTACTGTTTGGTCAGGCAGAAATGCTGATGCTTGACCTGGCCAGTGACAACTCAAAATATGTGCCGCAGGCCAGCCAGATTCGCGAGCAGACGCTCAGCACCATCCGGCTGGTGAGCAACATGCTGGATATGGCGCGCATTCAGTCGGGCGGCCTCAATCTGCGGGAAGAGTGGCTGGCGCTGGAAGAGGTGATTGGTGGGGCATTGAGCAGCATGGCACCCTCGCTCAAGGGGCATGAGGTCCAGCTCGACCTGCCGGATGACATCGTGCTGATCAAAGGGGACAGCACGCTGCTGGAGCGGGTTTTCACTAACCTGATAGAGAACAGCCTGAAGTATGCCGGTAATAGCGCGCCACGCGGCATCCGCGCCTGGCGTGCAGCATCACGACTGGAAATTGCGGTCTGGGATGGCGGACCCGGCATTGCCGAAGAGGATTTAACCCGGATATTCGATAAGTTCTGGCGCGGCAATAAAGAGTCGGCGGTGCCGGGCGTCGGGCTGGGTCTGGCGATCTGTAAAACCATTATCGAAAGCCATGGCGGCCAGATCTGGGCCGAAAACCGGCCCGAAGGTGGCGCGGCATTTCGTCTCTCGCTGCCGCTGCCGCCCGCCCCTGAAATTTCTGACGAAGGGCTGAAATAA
- a CDS encoding MFS transporter, which translates to MSAISTQTQNESLSTPLVFTLAAGAGLSVASIYYSQPMLDIISKQFNAGIGAVGMVPMLTQAGYALGILLLAPLGDRHDRRTIIFIKGLLLVAALLLCGFSGGLSALLIASFITGLTATVAQDIVPASAALAPERSRGKTVGTVMTGLLVGILLSRVVSGVVAEYFGWRTMYMIAALAVLLITLTLWRVLPRFTPGTSVSYPRLLLSLVHLWRHHQTLRRAALAQGLLSVAFSAFWSTLALMLSDRFHLDSAVAGAFGLAGAAGAMAAPLAGSFADRIGPARVTQAGAALVTISFALMFLLPLLPMPAQLALIVVCTIGFDLGVQATLVAHQTLVYGLAPEARSRLNALLFTVVFIGMATGAALGSLALAHWGWNGVVALATIAGAAAVAVRFASRHLKN; encoded by the coding sequence ATGTCAGCCATATCAACCCAGACTCAAAATGAATCGCTCTCCACACCGCTGGTGTTTACCCTGGCCGCGGGTGCCGGACTCAGCGTTGCGTCGATTTACTACAGCCAGCCGATGCTGGATATCATCAGCAAACAGTTTAACGCAGGCATTGGCGCAGTCGGTATGGTGCCGATGCTGACCCAGGCGGGCTATGCACTGGGTATTCTGCTGCTGGCGCCACTGGGCGATCGTCATGACCGTCGCACCATTATCTTTATCAAGGGCTTACTGCTGGTGGCAGCGCTGCTGCTGTGTGGTTTTTCCGGTGGGCTCAGCGCGCTGCTGATTGCCAGTTTTATCACCGGCCTGACGGCTACGGTGGCGCAGGATATTGTGCCTGCATCGGCGGCGCTGGCCCCGGAACGCAGCCGGGGTAAAACGGTCGGCACGGTGATGACCGGGCTGCTGGTTGGCATCCTCTTGTCGCGGGTGGTCAGTGGGGTGGTGGCGGAGTATTTCGGCTGGCGCACCATGTATATGATTGCCGCGCTGGCGGTGCTGCTGATTACGCTGACGCTGTGGCGTGTGCTGCCGCGCTTCACACCGGGTACCTCGGTAAGCTACCCGCGCCTGCTGCTGTCGCTGGTGCATCTGTGGCGTCACCACCAGACGCTGCGCCGGGCCGCGCTGGCGCAGGGTCTGCTGTCAGTGGCCTTCAGCGCCTTCTGGTCGACACTGGCGTTAATGCTTAGCGACCGCTTTCATCTGGACAGTGCCGTTGCCGGAGCCTTTGGTTTAGCCGGTGCAGCGGGCGCCATGGCGGCACCGCTGGCGGGCAGTTTTGCTGACCGCATTGGTCCGGCAAGGGTCACGCAGGCGGGTGCCGCGCTGGTAACGATCTCTTTTGCGCTGATGTTCCTGCTGCCATTACTGCCCATGCCGGCGCAGCTGGCGCTGATAGTCGTCTGTACTATCGGCTTTGATTTAGGCGTACAGGCCACGCTGGTGGCGCATCAGACGCTGGTCTACGGCCTGGCCCCGGAAGCACGTAGTCGCCTTAATGCGCTGCTGTTTACCGTGGTGTTTATCGGTATGGCGACCGGTGCGGCGCTGGGCAGTCTGGCGCTGGCACACTGGGGCTGGAATGGCGTGGTTGCACTCGCCACCATAGCTGGTGCAGCCGCTGTCGCGGTCCGCTTCGCCAGTCGTCACCTGAAAAACTGA
- a CDS encoding cation:proton antiporter — protein MNFLAWTAATGGLLLLMSLASGWIHRGPVTSFGLFLIAGMLCGPWGFDVIHLDIVTHSEAVAHITEITMAASLFITGLKLRQPLQNNCWHTGLKLAFPAMLLTVAAMTLLAHFLVGLDWPIALAFGAIVAPTDPVLASLISVNDAQDDDSLRVAISSEAGMNDGSALPLLMLALLLFNGESLNGAMLAHWGAVEVLWAIGGGLIIGFVLGQLIGMLATRLRNANGDVAPNDFLALALIALSYSLVEWLGASGFLAAFAAGLGLRRAELGVFRRHQPDDLSDDERILPSEALVNPNMRLAHQGGTNMVKSIGFVVGDALSFGDTIERLLAAGMMVVLGVTLAQHWNIYGVLIGLVLFAVVRPLAVWLVTMRAGLPLGQRLLIGWLGIRGIGSLNYIAYAWTHGMQGPQMEIMTNMALTLVVCSVVVHGTTVTPLLNWRQKRLEALQRKV, from the coding sequence ATGAACTTTTTAGCCTGGACAGCAGCGACGGGCGGCCTCCTGCTGCTGATGTCGCTGGCTTCCGGTTGGATTCACCGGGGGCCAGTCACCTCATTTGGCCTGTTTCTGATCGCGGGTATGCTGTGCGGCCCGTGGGGATTTGATGTTATCCACCTTGATATCGTTACCCATTCCGAAGCCGTGGCCCACATCACTGAAATCACCATGGCAGCCTCGCTGTTTATCACCGGTCTCAAGCTGCGTCAGCCGCTGCAGAACAACTGCTGGCACACCGGGCTGAAGCTGGCCTTTCCCGCCATGCTGCTCACCGTCGCCGCGATGACCCTGCTGGCACACTTCCTTGTGGGATTAGACTGGCCGATTGCGCTGGCGTTTGGGGCGATTGTCGCACCCACCGATCCGGTGCTGGCGAGCTTAATCTCGGTCAATGATGCGCAGGATGATGACTCGCTGCGTGTGGCAATATCCAGCGAGGCGGGCATGAACGACGGCTCCGCATTACCACTGCTGATGCTGGCGCTGCTGCTGTTCAATGGCGAAAGCCTGAATGGCGCGATGCTGGCGCACTGGGGCGCGGTCGAAGTGCTCTGGGCGATTGGCGGCGGTCTTATCATCGGTTTTGTGCTGGGGCAGTTGATCGGCATGCTGGCGACCCGACTGCGCAATGCCAATGGCGATGTCGCACCCAATGATTTTCTGGCGCTGGCGCTGATAGCACTGAGTTATTCACTGGTGGAGTGGCTGGGTGCTTCCGGCTTCCTGGCTGCCTTTGCCGCCGGGCTGGGATTACGCCGCGCAGAACTGGGCGTGTTCCGTCGTCATCAGCCGGATGATCTCTCTGACGACGAGCGGATATTGCCCTCTGAGGCGCTGGTGAATCCTAACATGCGTCTGGCGCATCAGGGCGGCACGAATATGGTCAAATCGATTGGGTTTGTAGTAGGCGACGCCCTCTCTTTTGGCGATACTATTGAACGTTTACTGGCGGCTGGCATGATGGTGGTGCTGGGCGTCACACTGGCGCAGCACTGGAACATCTACGGCGTGCTGATTGGCCTGGTGCTGTTTGCGGTGGTGCGACCGCTGGCCGTCTGGCTGGTAACAATGCGAGCCGGACTGCCGCTGGGGCAGCGTCTGCTGATTGGCTGGCTGGGCATCCGGGGGATTGGCAGTCTGAACTACATCGCCTATGCCTGGACGCACGGGATGCAAGGCCCGCAGATGGAAATTATGACCAATATGGCGTTAACGCTGGTGGTCTGCAGCGTGGTGGTTCACGGCACCACCGTGACGCCGCTGCTGAACTGGCGTCAGAAGCGCCTCGAAGCCCTTCAGCGCAAGGTTTAA
- a CDS encoding LysR family transcriptional regulator, whose translation MNNPNSSDRIDLMQTFIRIVESGSLSAAAAQLGTTQPTVSRRLQTLEQRLGLKLILRTTHALKLTDDGERCYAQARQLLATWHTLEDELTGASADPVGTLRVRAPHAFGQDQLIAPLVDYLHRYPRLNIEWMLNDRTPDFMAENVDCAIQVGAPTDPSVVAVLLAEVPRIVVAAPHLLAQYPPIAQIEQLRDLPWLALTSFYRNEVALQKIDDGQPVNLAITPRLSSDSLYAVRKAALAGMGAAIVSSWAVQEDLADGDLVQLVPAWQAPPLPVWLTYPWASYYPARLQHFFAMIKEVMPQLAGTRPASQPAGRSGKTDRKG comes from the coding sequence ATGAACAATCCTAACAGTAGCGATCGCATCGACCTGATGCAGACCTTTATCCGTATCGTCGAGAGTGGCAGCTTATCGGCCGCCGCGGCCCAGCTGGGTACGACACAACCTACCGTCAGTCGTCGGCTGCAGACCCTTGAGCAGCGGCTGGGGCTGAAGCTGATCCTGCGCACCACGCATGCGCTGAAACTCACCGATGATGGTGAACGCTGCTACGCCCAGGCACGGCAGTTGCTGGCGACCTGGCATACGCTGGAAGATGAGCTGACCGGCGCCAGTGCCGATCCGGTCGGTACACTGCGGGTTCGTGCCCCGCACGCCTTTGGCCAGGATCAGCTGATCGCCCCACTGGTGGACTATCTGCATCGCTATCCCCGGCTCAATATTGAGTGGATGCTGAACGATCGCACGCCCGACTTTATGGCCGAGAATGTCGACTGCGCCATTCAGGTCGGTGCGCCAACCGATCCCTCGGTGGTGGCGGTTCTGCTGGCCGAAGTGCCGCGCATTGTGGTGGCGGCCCCGCACCTGCTGGCACAGTATCCGCCCATAGCGCAGATTGAACAGCTGCGTGATCTGCCATGGCTGGCCCTCACCAGTTTTTACCGTAACGAAGTGGCATTGCAAAAGATTGACGATGGCCAGCCGGTGAATCTGGCGATTACGCCACGGCTGAGCAGTGACAGTTTATATGCGGTGCGCAAAGCGGCGCTGGCGGGCATGGGTGCGGCAATTGTCTCCTCCTGGGCGGTACAGGAAGATTTAGCCGATGGCGACCTGGTTCAGCTGGTGCCTGCGTGGCAGGCACCACCGCTGCCGGTGTGGCTGACTTATCCCTGGGCGAGTTACTACCCGGCCAGGCTGCAACACTTTTTTGCGATGATTAAAGAGGTGATGCCGCAACTGGCGGGCACGCGTCCGGCGTCGCAGCCAGCAGGTCGTTCAGGGAAAACAGATCGGAAAGGATAA